The following coding sequences are from one Formosa haliotis window:
- the fbp gene encoding class 1 fructose-bisphosphatase: MSKKNKTLGEFIIEHQHAFKYTTGELTRLLNSIRLAAKVVNYEVNKAGLVDIIGLAGDVNIQGEDQQKLDVYANDTFIQTLTNRNIVCGIASEEEDDFISINSLDSNNQNKYVVLIDPLDGSSNIDVNVSVGTIFSVYRRVTPIGTPVTIDDFLQEGNQQVAAGYIVYGTSTMLVYTTGAGVNGFTLNPAIGTFYLSHPDMSFPVDGNIYSCNEGNYIHFPQGIKDYIKYCQKDEGDRPYTSRYIGSLVSDFHRNMIKGGIYLYPKSSKNEKGKLRLLYECNPMAFLAEQANGKASDGFNRIMDIKPTELHERVPFICGSKHMVEKAEEFMRNAK, encoded by the coding sequence CTTAACTCCATCCGTTTAGCCGCAAAGGTTGTAAACTACGAAGTAAATAAAGCGGGATTAGTAGATATTATAGGATTAGCCGGCGATGTAAATATACAAGGTGAAGATCAGCAAAAACTAGATGTGTATGCTAACGACACCTTTATTCAAACCTTAACCAATAGAAATATTGTTTGTGGAATTGCTAGTGAAGAGGAAGACGATTTTATTTCAATTAACAGTTTAGATTCTAATAACCAGAATAAATATGTGGTATTAATAGACCCTTTAGATGGCTCTTCTAATATCGATGTAAACGTATCTGTAGGAACTATTTTTTCTGTTTACAGACGTGTTACTCCTATTGGAACTCCTGTTACTATAGACGATTTCTTGCAAGAAGGTAACCAACAAGTTGCTGCCGGATATATTGTTTACGGTACTTCTACTATGTTAGTGTATACTACTGGTGCCGGTGTTAACGGTTTTACGTTAAACCCTGCTATTGGAACATTTTACTTGTCGCATCCAGACATGTCTTTTCCTGTAGATGGAAATATTTACTCGTGTAACGAAGGAAACTATATTCATTTCCCTCAAGGTATAAAAGACTACATTAAGTATTGCCAAAAAGATGAAGGCGACAGACCTTATACTTCTAGATACATTGGATCGTTAGTATCAGATTTCCATAGAAACATGATTAAAGGAGGAATTTATTTATACCCTAAAAGTTCTAAAAACGAAAAAGGAAAATTACGTTTACTTTACGAATGTAACCCAATGGCATTCTTGGCCGAACAAGCTAACGGAAAAGCTAGCGATGGTTTTAATCGTATAATGGATATAAAACCTACAGAATTACACGAACGTGTTCCTTTTATTTGTGGAAGTAAACACATGGTTGAAAAAGCTGAAGAATTTATGCGTAACGCAAAGTAA
- a CDS encoding TerB family tellurite resistance protein: protein MSYSKLFDSGFTERNKDHFAAIVRVAMDDGIISNDEKAFLDRLARNLHIHDNDYEQILKDYKSHPINPPVDYTRRLERLYDLARMVAVDHIKGDHEEILIRKIGIGLGFSPENVKYIVDKALTLVTDGVDLDTFIEEIKLMNR from the coding sequence ATGTCTTATTCAAAATTATTTGATAGCGGATTTACAGAGCGTAATAAAGATCATTTTGCGGCTATTGTTCGTGTAGCTATGGATGATGGTATAATTTCTAATGATGAAAAAGCATTCTTAGATCGATTGGCTAGAAATTTACACATACATGATAACGATTACGAGCAAATTTTAAAGGATTATAAATCGCACCCTATAAATCCACCAGTAGATTATACTAGACGATTAGAGCGTTTATACGATTTGGCGCGTATGGTCGCTGTAGATCATATTAAAGGAGATCACGAGGAAATACTAATTCGTAAAATTGGTATAGGTCTAGGGTTTTCTCCAGAAAATGTAAAGTATATTGTAGATAAAGCTTTAACACTGGTAACAGATGGTGTTGATTTAGACACCTTTATTGAAGAAATAAAATTAATGAACAGATAA